The nucleotide sequence GCTAAAATAGCTGTTAACAATAATGCATATTTTTTCATTTAATCCCCCATTTTATTTATAAGGATCGTTATTTATTCCAATGTATATATACTTATCTTTAAGACATCCTACAAAAATAGAATTAATAAATACCAACAGAGTTGGATTATTCGGATAAGAACAAACGTATTTTAAATTTTAAGGACAATTTAACCAGTTAAATCATTTAAGTCATTTATTTTTAATCTCTATCTTCAAAAGTTTCATTTAAAGAGCGTATTTTATTTAAATAATGTTATTAATCAGTGATAAACTTAAAGATTTATACTTGTTTTCGTATATATTAATAATAATGTCGTATGAATTCATTCCAATATCATTTATAGTTATATTTACATATCTCATAACCTATGTTCTTTATAATGAAAAAGAGATTACTAAAGCAGAACATATGAGAATATGGAATATTATAATTTTGTTAAGCTCTTTAATCTTAATATCCATTGGACTTATACTTGCAGCCCTTATTGAATATGGTATAAACGTCACAATAGCATTTACCCTATTATTCTGGCACGTTGAAGTGGGCATAGCATTAGTTCCAATCACGCTCATTCACATCCATTTCTACTGGAAATCCTTTAAAAAAATTACTTTAGGCCTAAAAGTGAAATAATGAAAAAAATAATAATAATTCTGTTCATAATTGCTTTTTTAACCCCAATCACGGTTTATGCACAGGATAATGATCAGCAAGGTACTCAGGAGCCATCATCTGCAAGGGGAGAAGGATATAACCCAGAATATAATATTTTGCCCATAATAATAGGTTTGTTCATATTTTATCTTGTTACTTACCTTTTATTTGATACAAAAAACATTAAAAGAGGTACTTTTAAGCAATTATGGGGTTTTATTCTTGTAGGGAGCTTTTTATTTTCAGGAATCAGTGGAATAATATTAACATTATTATCAGATTATAACATTCGGTTCCCTTTAGAATTTAATCTGCTCTTCTGGCACGTTGAATTAAGCATAACAATGGCAATTACATTAATTTTCCATATTCATATACGTTGGAAAGCAATTAAAAAGATTTTAAATGTCTAAATTTAGATCATTCGGAATATTTTTTAATATAAGTTTATAAAATAATTTCATCATGACTGAAGTCTTATAAATTTTGTTAGAAGTGTAACAATGGACAAAATCACTTTAACTGAAGAAAAAGAAACTTTGCTCATTCCATTATATGGTAAGGCAAAGGAAAGTGAAAAAAAGCACCCTGTCAATAATCGACAGGAAGGCAGTTGAAATTGTTAATCAGATTGATTACGATTTCAGATCATTAAAAATTCCTGAAAAAACAAACACAATGATGTCTTTGAGGGCGAAACTCATTGATAATTTTGTAAAAAACTTTCTTAAGGAAAATAATGAAAGTATAGCCATGCATCTTGGTTGTGGACTTGATAGCCGGTATGAAAGAATCAATAATAGGGATGTCGACTGGTATGATGTGGATTTTGAAGATGTTATTGATATTCGCAGACATTTCTACGGGGAAACTGATAACTACCATTTAATTGCATCTTCTGTTACTGAAAAGAATGGTTAGAAGAAATACCGGTTGATAAAAGGCATTATGTAGTGATTGCTGAAGGTCTCTTTATGTACCTTAAAGAGGATGAGATTAAGACATTGCTAAATGATCTTAAAAATAGAATTGGCAGCTATACTTTGATCTTCGATGCTTTCAGTCTTTATACCGCAAAAAAGGTGAAAAATCAGCCTTCAATAAAGAAAACTGGTGCAGTGATCCATTGGGGAATAGATAACCCTGAAGACCTCACCAACTGGGGAATGGAAATTAAATTTATTAAAGAACAATATTTCACGGCAAATGAAGAAATTAAGAATTTAGGTACTTCTGTAAAACTTATGTATAAAATTGCAAACTTATTCAAAACAGCTAAAAGAGCTCATAGATTATTAATTTATAAAGTGGGGTGATATTTGTACTATAGATTAGAAATATTAACCCTTTAATCATTTTTTTAATTTAAGACATT is from Methanobacterium sp. and encodes:
- a CDS encoding class I SAM-dependent methyltransferase; protein product: MKKSTLSIIDRKAVEIVNQIDYDFRSLKIPEKTNTMMSLRAKLIDNFVKNFLKENNESIAMHLGCGLDSRYERINNRDVDWYDVDFEDVIDIRRHFYGETDNYHLIASSVTEKNG